One part of the Sarcophilus harrisii chromosome 5, mSarHar1.11, whole genome shotgun sequence genome encodes these proteins:
- the LLPH gene encoding protein LLP homolog has translation MAKSLRSKWKRKMRAEKRKKNAPKELSRLKSILKIDGDVLMEEVKDIATVVAPGKFKEKADCEEKDQEGESKMEVDVKRNKKSLLDEHGQYPVWMHPRQRKKLKAKRGKGKNKVKAAKAAKGLAW, from the exons ATGGCAAAAAGCTTACGGAGTAAATGGAAGAGGAAGATGCgtgcagaaaagagaaagaagaatgcacCAAAGGAACTTAGTCGCTTAAAAAGTATACTTAAAATAGATGGTGATGTTTTAATGGAAGAGGTAAAAGATATAGCAACTGTGGTTGCACCTGGAAAATTCAAAGAGAAAGCAGACTGTGAAGAGAAAGATCAAGAGG GTGAATCAAAAATGGAAGTGGatgttaaaagaaacaaaaagagtcTTCTAGATGAACATGGACAATACCCAGTTTGGATGCACCCAAGGCAGAGGAAAAAGCTAAAGGCCAAacggggaaaggggaaaaataaagtgaaggcAGCAAAAGCAGCAAAGGGTCTGGCTTGGTAA